DNA sequence from the Campylobacter concisus genome:
TGGTGTTGCTGGTGTAGTTGCAAGCCTGCTTTTCTCTAAATTTTATAAGCTTATTCCAAATGCATTTTCAGCAATTTCTATCATGCTTATCTTATGTTGCTTGCTTTTGTTAAATTTTATTGCTAAAAATGAAGTTTTAATGCTAGTCTTAGCCTTTGTTTGGGGGCTTGGCATAGCTGGTGTAAATATGAGTTTTCAAATAAAAGTGCTAAATTTAGCCTCAAAAGCCACTGATGCTGCAATGGCGATATTTTCGGCTATTTATAACATAGGCATCGGAGCAGGGGCACTAATAGGGCATCAGACAATAGTTCATTTAGGCGAGAAAAATATCGGTAATGTTGGTAGTTTTTTTGCCGCAAGCGGACTTATCATATTTTTGTTTGCGGTATCTAAGGTTAAGAGAATTTAGATGTTTAAATATCTAAGCAAAACGTTACAAATTTCTACATATAAGTGATAATAAATATCATAACTAAGAAAAATTTTAGTTAAGCTTCCTTATAATCATTATCAGAAAATGAATAAATTTTAGGAGCTTATTATGTCAGTTTTAGTTATCGGTGCAGATGAGATAACGCCTATCAAGGCAGTTTTACATGATTTGGGAGCTGAGAAGATAGAGCACTGGGATGCTAGAAATGAAAATCGCGTAAATCGCAAGCCAATCCCTCAAGATACCGAGTGCGTGGTGATGCTAACTAGTTTTTTAAACCACAACACGATGAAGACTATTAAAACTCAAGCAAAAAAGAGAAATATTCCAATTGTTTGTGCAAAAAGAAGCGTTAGTTGCGTATTTTGCGAGTACTGCAAGGTCTTTGGGCTAGATAAGGAATTTGGATGCAAAGAATAATCAATGAAATTCGGGCTTTTATCAGATATTGGCGAAATAACTCCAAATATTTTTGCAAAGCTTGATAAGCTTTCGCGTGTAAAAATTTTTATTGCACTTTATAATTCTGGTGTGGAAAGTGAGCTAAAAATACCACTTTCTTATGCTAAATTTCTAAATTTTAAAGAAATTTTTGAAGCTAGGATAAATTTCCTACTTCGTGAGAAATGTCTAAATTTTAAGCCAGTAGATCGCTTTTGTATTTCATCAAATATCATCATAAATGCTTATTTAAAAGGTGACTTTTCAAAGATCAAATTTATAGCAAAAGAGCCAAAAATGGCGGCTGCAAAGATGATAAAAATGCTTTATGTAAG
Encoded proteins:
- a CDS encoding DUF2325 domain-containing protein, giving the protein MSVLVIGADEITPIKAVLHDLGAEKIEHWDARNENRVNRKPIPQDTECVVMLTSFLNHNTMKTIKTQAKKRNIPIVCAKRSVSCVFCEYCKVFGLDKEFGCKE